One window of the Spirochaetota bacterium genome contains the following:
- the queF gene encoding preQ(1) synthase, giving the protein MSRGNDKYKSRRFDIYGTDKIDSNVLETFDYEYVGKPIEIVISTNEFTSVCPWSGLPDFAELTIKYIPDKKCIELKSLKYYLHSYRNVGIFYEHVVNRILDDLVKACEPLKMEVIAKFTIRGGLQTTVKSEYSK; this is encoded by the coding sequence GTGAGTAGGGGTAATGATAAATACAAGAGTAGAAGATTTGATATATATGGGACTGATAAAATAGATTCTAATGTGCTGGAGACATTTGATTACGAGTATGTAGGAAAACCGATAGAGATAGTTATAAGCACTAATGAGTTCACATCGGTGTGTCCTTGGAGTGGGCTACCAGATTTTGCAGAACTCACGATAAAGTATATACCTGACAAGAAGTGTATAGAACTAAAGTCTCTTAAGTATTACCTACACTCCTATCGTAATGTTGGGATATTTTATGAACATGTTGTGAATAGAATACTTGATGACCTTGTGAAAGCTTGTGAGCCTTTGAAGATGGAAGTAATAGCCAAATTTACGATAAGGGGTGGGTTACAGACTACCGTTAAGTCGGAGTATTCAAAATAG
- a CDS encoding Gfo/Idh/MocA family oxidoreductase, translating to MSKVNIAVIGVGHMGKYHVNALAGMDDVNLVGVCDINEKQGYEVANKYKTRYFRDIRDLFGRVDAVVVAVPTFLHYYVASEFIRRGIHTLVEKPITRSINYARKLIDLSYKHNVVLQVGHIERYNSAIQELRNIVNKPFLIEARRMGPRNTRIKDVGVVLDLMVHDLDVVLNLLGKNNLDIVYIGASGIKVYSDYEDIASATIVFSDESIANITASRATENKKRILQISQEGAFIEIDYSTQDITIYRQSMSDYILNKDEVKYIQEAFIEKVYVRKEDALKRELRHFIGCITGKEKPMFSSELDLKTHIVAKKIMDIIYSQWKNNFSKYPHYGTVQVNI from the coding sequence ATGAGTAAAGTGAATATTGCGGTTATAGGTGTTGGACATATGGGTAAATACCATGTGAATGCTCTCGCTGGAATGGATGATGTTAATTTAGTTGGAGTATGCGATATAAACGAGAAGCAGGGGTATGAGGTTGCAAACAAGTATAAGACAAGGTATTTTAGAGACATAAGAGATTTATTTGGAAGGGTTGATGCAGTTGTTGTAGCGGTTCCAACATTTCTTCACTATTATGTTGCGTCAGAATTCATAAGGCGAGGAATACACACACTCGTTGAGAAGCCAATAACGAGAAGTATAAACTATGCAAGGAAACTCATAGATTTGTCATACAAGCATAATGTTGTTCTTCAAGTAGGCCACATTGAGAGATACAATAGCGCTATACAGGAACTTAGAAATATCGTTAATAAACCGTTTCTGATAGAGGCAAGAAGAATGGGTCCTAGAAATACAAGGATAAAAGACGTTGGCGTGGTGCTTGACCTTATGGTCCATGACTTGGATGTAGTACTCAACTTGCTTGGTAAGAACAACTTGGATATTGTCTATATAGGTGCATCTGGAATAAAGGTTTATTCAGACTATGAAGATATTGCCAGTGCTACAATTGTCTTTTCTGACGAGAGTATAGCCAACATAACGGCGAGTAGGGCTACCGAAAATAAGAAGAGAATACTACAAATATCTCAAGAAGGTGCCTTTATTGAGATTGATTACTCAACGCAGGATATAACTATATATCGTCAGTCAATGTCAGACTATATACTGAACAAAGATGAAGTTAAATATATACAGGAAGCATTCATAGAGAAGGTTTATGTGAGGAAAGAAGATGCTCTGAAAAGAGAGCTGAGACACTTCATAGGCTGTATAACTGGAAAGGAAAAACCGATGTTTAGTAGTGAATTGGATTTAAAAACTCATATCGTAGCGAAAAAGATTATGGATATAATATACTCACAGTGGAAGAATAACTTCTCAAAGTATCCACATTATGGAACTGTACAGGTTAATATCTAG
- a CDS encoding DNA methyltransferase, translated as MKQNYKEFLDIQNHLFSFRRLRNGELIDTVKNLPSTYTKSEYLVMFDNIQFIYELTLALLEAISLGIEFEINEELKIIKILNLPDKELAKKRLAYFKSVCEELTDYYHITQRNVTKSVNQYLTHWIYPYKGKFHPQMVRALINIIGLKEGDLLLDPFSGSGTAAVEAQLLGVNFIGIDISPLCVIQGKVKTESIYVLDEIKRIRKDIIRNSCYQDIVLGRYIEKISDDERVRNFYTLARLVAVSDNYRRKKNLVDSFFRNLDLMIRSVEDYYTLVRELKINLGQVRINLGDSRNIQLPDESVDGIITSPPYSIALDYVENDKHSLMYMGYNLSKIREEFIGVRGKGKDKIHLYNEDMKKSYREMYRVLKKNRYAVIIIGNARFEGKEIPTVEFTIRCMESIGFKLERNINKNIFGLYNIMKNENILFFVKEK; from the coding sequence ATGAAACAAAACTACAAAGAGTTTCTAGATATTCAGAATCATCTATTCTCATTCCGTAGGCTAAGAAATGGTGAACTCATAGATACGGTAAAAAACTTACCATCTACTTACACAAAATCAGAATACCTAGTAATGTTTGACAATATCCAGTTCATATATGAACTTACGCTTGCACTCCTAGAAGCAATCTCTCTTGGTATTGAGTTTGAAATAAACGAAGAACTAAAGATAATCAAAATACTAAATCTACCTGATAAGGAACTAGCAAAAAAAAGGTTAGCATACTTCAAGTCCGTTTGTGAAGAACTAACTGACTATTACCACATAACTCAACGAAACGTAACCAAATCTGTAAATCAATATCTAACACACTGGATATATCCGTACAAAGGTAAATTCCACCCTCAAATGGTCAGAGCACTTATAAATATCATAGGCTTGAAAGAAGGAGATCTGCTCTTAGATCCATTCTCTGGTAGTGGTACTGCTGCTGTTGAGGCACAATTACTAGGAGTAAACTTCATAGGAATAGACATTTCACCCTTATGTGTAATACAAGGAAAAGTTAAAACAGAATCTATTTACGTTCTGGATGAGATAAAAAGGATACGAAAAGATATCATAAGAAACTCATGTTATCAAGATATAGTTCTCGGAAGGTATATAGAAAAAATATCTGATGATGAAAGAGTTAGAAACTTTTACACTCTTGCTAGACTTGTTGCTGTAAGTGATAACTACAGACGCAAGAAAAACTTGGTCGATTCATTCTTTAGAAATCTAGATCTCATGATTAGGTCAGTAGAGGATTATTACACCTTAGTCAGAGAACTTAAAATTAATCTTGGACAAGTAAGAATCAACCTAGGCGACTCAAGAAACATACAACTACCAGACGAATCAGTTGACGGTATAATAACTTCTCCTCCTTACTCTATTGCACTTGACTATGTGGAAAATGATAAACACTCCCTCATGTATATGGGATATAACTTGAGTAAGATAAGAGAAGAATTCATAGGCGTTAGAGGAAAAGGTAAAGATAAGATACATCTTTACAACGAAGATATGAAAAAGTCTTACCGCGAGATGTATAGGGTTCTTAAGAAAAATAGGTATGCAGTAATAATAATAGGAAACGCTAGATTCGAAGGTAAAGAGATACCAACTGTAGAATTTACAATTAGATGTATGGAAAGTATAGGTTTCAAACTTGAGAGGAATATAAATAAGAATATATTTGGATTATATAACATAATGAAGAATGAAAACATCCTATTTTTTGTGAAGGAGAAATAA
- a CDS encoding SDR family oxidoreductase yields the protein MSRSVLVTGGSIGIGRAICIEFAKLGYKVIFSYYKDRDEAMEVEKECRRLGALDVFYYYLNLMDDDSIKKFASEVVGRFGSVDVFVNNAATIAWKPLEEQSFDEIESQVRTNLEGLIKVTKIFLPYIREMIINISSGAGKTGFADLTTYCATKFGVRGFTQAIAKELNNIKVVVVNPDMTQTRMTNFQGRPPSEVASVVVKVAENKIRVNSGDDVDVWRYV from the coding sequence ATGAGTAGGAGTGTTTTGGTTACAGGTGGTAGCATAGGGATAGGTAGGGCTATATGTATTGAATTTGCTAAATTGGGGTATAAGGTTATCTTTTCATATTACAAAGACAGAGATGAAGCAATGGAAGTAGAAAAGGAATGTAGGAGGTTAGGAGCTTTAGATGTTTTTTACTACTACCTTAATCTTATGGATGATGATAGTATAAAGAAATTCGCATCTGAGGTTGTAGGTAGGTTTGGTAGTGTTGATGTGTTTGTGAATAACGCTGCAACTATTGCTTGGAAACCTCTAGAAGAACAGTCTTTTGACGAAATAGAATCGCAGGTTAGGACTAACCTTGAGGGACTAATAAAGGTGACGAAGATTTTTTTACCTTACATTAGGGAAATGATAATAAACATATCAAGTGGTGCAGGTAAAACAGGGTTCGCAGACCTCACAACATACTGTGCTACGAAGTTTGGAGTAAGAGGTTTTACACAGGCAATAGCAAAGGAACTCAATAACATAAAGGTAGTAGTTGTCAATCCTGATATGACACAGACTAGAATGACTAATTTTCAAGGGAGGCCACCTAGTGAGGTTGCTAGCGTAGTTGTAAAAGTAGCCGAAAATAAGATAAGAGTCAATTCTGGAGATGATGTTGATGTTTGGAGGTATGTATGA
- a CDS encoding cupin domain-containing protein, with amino-acid sequence MERVKVWKPSESEIKEAKEWPVWQKGESEFDWFYDEDERFYMVEGEVEVELDGGGKVKISAGDMAWFKSGTGCRWKILKKVKKHYRIG; translated from the coding sequence ATGGAGAGAGTAAAGGTTTGGAAGCCTTCTGAGAGTGAGATTAAGGAAGCGAAGGAGTGGCCTGTGTGGCAGAAGGGAGAGAGTGAGTTTGACTGGTTTTACGACGAAGATGAGAGGTTTTATATGGTTGAAGGAGAGGTTGAGGTTGAGTTGGATGGTGGTGGTAAAGTGAAAATATCTGCTGGAGATATGGCTTGGTTTAAGTCTGGAACTGGTTGTAGATGGAAGATACTAAAGAAGGTTAAGAAACATTATAGGATAGGGTAG
- a CDS encoding glucose-6-phosphate isomerase, with product MGMFKFDFNYCMSNYIGSRVGISEEELLSYEKKIERLHENLMSKAGKELGFYNLPYDTENLENIKERLKKFKDKFDTQVVLGIGGSGLGPSALYSSLLNYIHNELPKEKRKGMRTYVIDNVDPDWFSDMMEVIDPKNTVFVVISKSGSTAETAADFLACFSRFKDVLSNKMSEHIVAVTDPKKGELRKMADEFGLESFAIPENVGGRFSVLSSVGLVPGELMGIDTSSLLEGAREMDKVSRKPKLMENPAYLNAVLEYILYLKGVNISVLMPYSTKLGKWADWYIQLWAESLGKKVDNDGAYVYVGPTPIKGVGSTDQHSQVQLFKEGPYDKVITFIRVEKFHNEVNLSYDERLSKYSSLGYLMNHTMNELINAEEMATEVALAKEGKPSKTIILPEVNEYYVGQMIFFFEVATAMSGELYNINAFDQPGVEEGKNFTYALLGRSGYDSKKEEFNRLYSKSSRFVI from the coding sequence ATGGGGATGTTTAAGTTTGACTTTAACTACTGTATGTCCAACTACATTGGGTCAAGAGTAGGTATATCCGAGGAAGAACTTTTGTCTTATGAGAAGAAGATTGAAAGATTACACGAGAACCTGATGAGTAAGGCAGGAAAAGAGCTTGGTTTCTACAATCTACCTTACGATACTGAGAACTTGGAAAACATTAAGGAAAGGTTAAAAAAGTTTAAGGACAAATTTGACACGCAAGTTGTTCTAGGGATAGGTGGGTCTGGACTTGGTCCTTCCGCGCTTTACTCTTCACTTCTTAACTACATACACAACGAACTACCGAAAGAGAAGAGAAAGGGGATGAGAACTTATGTGATAGATAATGTTGATCCTGACTGGTTTTCTGATATGATGGAGGTTATAGACCCGAAGAATACTGTTTTTGTGGTTATTAGTAAGTCAGGTTCTACCGCTGAAACTGCTGCTGACTTCCTTGCTTGCTTTTCAAGGTTTAAGGATGTGCTTTCTAATAAAATGAGTGAGCACATTGTAGCGGTGACTGACCCTAAAAAGGGAGAACTCAGGAAGATGGCTGATGAGTTTGGACTTGAATCTTTTGCTATACCTGAAAATGTTGGTGGTAGGTTTAGTGTGTTATCTTCTGTTGGATTAGTTCCTGGAGAATTGATGGGAATTGATACATCTAGTTTGCTTGAAGGTGCTAGGGAAATGGATAAGGTATCAAGAAAACCAAAACTTATGGAAAATCCTGCTTATCTTAACGCAGTTTTGGAGTATATACTTTATCTCAAGGGGGTAAATATATCTGTTTTGATGCCATATTCTACAAAACTCGGTAAGTGGGCTGATTGGTATATTCAACTATGGGCTGAAAGCTTGGGTAAAAAGGTTGATAACGATGGTGCTTATGTTTATGTAGGACCTACACCTATTAAGGGAGTTGGTTCAACCGATCAGCACTCGCAGGTTCAGCTTTTCAAGGAAGGTCCTTACGATAAAGTAATAACTTTCATAAGAGTAGAGAAGTTTCATAACGAAGTAAATCTGAGTTATGACGAAAGACTTTCAAAATACTCGTCTCTTGGATACTTAATGAACCATACTATGAACGAACTTATAAACGCCGAAGAGATGGCAACAGAAGTAGCACTCGCAAAGGAAGGAAAACCGTCTAAAACAATTATCCTTCCAGAAGTTAATGAATACTACGTAGGTCAGATGATCTTCTTCTTTGAGGTTGCTACTGCTATGTCAGGAGAACTCTACAATATAAACGCATTTGACCAACCTGGAGTTGAAGAGGGTAAGAACTTCACATACGCACTCCTTGGCAGGAGTGGATACGATTCAAAGAAAGAAGAATTCAACAGACTCTATAGCAAGTCTAGTAGATTTGTAATTTAG
- the smpB gene encoding SsrA-binding protein SmpB, giving the protein MSIEIVSTNRKARKNYQIFDTYEAGIVLVGSEMKSVREHRVNIDDSFCLVENGEIFAHNIHISPYFASSVFRPDPDRKRKLLLHRKEIDRIAGQVARKGFALIPLKVYIKNNKWCKVEIGVCKGKKEYDKREDLKKKDIELEMKRVKSKYL; this is encoded by the coding sequence ATGTCAATAGAAATTGTATCAACTAACAGAAAGGCAAGGAAGAATTACCAAATATTTGACACTTATGAAGCAGGTATAGTCCTAGTAGGAAGTGAAATGAAGTCTGTTAGAGAACACAGAGTTAATATTGATGATAGTTTCTGTCTTGTTGAGAATGGAGAAATTTTTGCTCATAACATACACATATCCCCCTATTTTGCATCAAGTGTCTTCCGCCCTGATCCAGATAGAAAACGCAAACTTCTACTTCACCGAAAGGAGATTGATAGGATCGCAGGTCAAGTCGCAAGAAAAGGATTCGCTCTAATACCTTTGAAAGTCTATATAAAAAACAATAAATGGTGTAAAGTTGAGATAGGGGTCTGCAAAGGTAAGAAAGAATACGACAAGAGAGAAGACCTGAAAAAGAAAGATATTGAACTAGAAATGAAGAGAGTAAAAAGTAAGTATTTGTAG
- a CDS encoding YggT family protein: MSLETFSIPQIILLVLAGAVRAYQFVLFIRVVFSWIIMFNPQLMGSKVYQILYTITEPPLSFLRTHLPSRIGFFDLSVLWLFLILELLYLVIMKTITLIPV; this comes from the coding sequence ATGTCGCTAGAAACTTTTTCAATTCCGCAGATTATCCTGCTAGTTCTAGCAGGAGCAGTAAGAGCATACCAATTTGTTCTATTCATAAGAGTAGTCTTCTCGTGGATCATAATGTTTAATCCACAACTTATGGGTTCAAAAGTCTATCAAATATTATACACAATCACAGAACCACCACTAAGTTTTTTAAGAACTCATCTTCCTTCAAGAATAGGCTTCTTTGACCTATCAGTTCTCTGGCTATTCCTGATACTTGAACTACTGTATCTAGTGATAATGAAAACAATCACTTTGATACCAGTTTAG
- the tsaE gene encoding tRNA (adenosine(37)-N6)-threonylcarbamoyltransferase complex ATPase subunit type 1 TsaE, which produces MELYRLISRSSEETKKIASEFARGVKVGDIIILCGDLGSGKTTFSKGFCSHFSIDEDIVSSPSFTILNIYAGEVLIYHLDMYRIDSLDEIDYATFLEYLQDEDAIKLIEWNKYRIDKDFSSFRVFVVEISLIDDNQRQIRIVRVN; this is translated from the coding sequence ATGGAACTGTACAGGTTAATATCTAGGTCTAGTGAAGAGACAAAGAAGATAGCAAGTGAGTTTGCTAGAGGTGTGAAAGTTGGAGATATTATTATACTTTGCGGTGATTTGGGTAGTGGTAAGACAACATTTTCCAAGGGATTCTGTTCTCACTTTAGTATAGATGAAGATATAGTTTCTAGTCCTTCTTTCACAATACTAAATATCTACGCTGGTGAAGTTTTGATATATCACCTAGATATGTATAGAATAGATAGTCTTGATGAAATTGACTATGCGACATTCCTTGAGTACCTACAAGATGAAGATGCAATAAAGTTAATTGAATGGAACAAATATAGGATTGATAAGGACTTTTCTTCTTTTAGAGTCTTTGTAGTTGAGATATCTTTAATTGATGACAATCAGAGACAGATAAGGATTGTTAGAGTAAATTGA